The following are from one region of the Noviherbaspirillum sedimenti genome:
- a CDS encoding (2Fe-2S)-binding protein, translated as MIETQNISVVINGIKYERAVEPRLLLADFLRHTLGLTGTHVGCEHGICGACTIMVDGDSMRSCLMLAVQADRCKIQTVEGLGSVDKLNPLQEAFHECHALQCGFCTPGMLMTCTDMLQKYPLESDAEIREGLSGNLCRCTGYKHIVDAVRLVKQRSKESAE; from the coding sequence ATGATCGAAACCCAAAACATTTCCGTCGTCATCAACGGCATCAAGTACGAGCGCGCGGTCGAGCCGCGCCTGCTGCTGGCCGATTTCCTGCGCCATACGCTCGGCCTGACCGGCACCCACGTCGGCTGCGAGCATGGCATCTGCGGCGCCTGCACCATCATGGTCGACGGCGACAGCATGCGTTCCTGCCTGATGCTGGCGGTGCAGGCCGACCGTTGCAAAATCCAGACCGTCGAGGGCCTTGGCAGCGTCGACAAGCTCAACCCCTTGCAGGAAGCCTTCCACGAGTGCCACGCCCTGCAGTGCGGCTTTTGCACGCCCGGCATGCTGATGACCTGCACCGACATGCTGCAAAAGTATCCGCTGGAATCCGACGCGGAAATCCGCGAAGGCTTGTCCGGCAACCTGTGCCGGTGTACCGGCTACAAGCACATCGTCGATGCGGTACGCCTGGTCAAGCAACGCAGCAAGGAGAGCGCGGAATGA
- a CDS encoding FAD binding domain-containing protein has translation MKPPKFDYVRPQTLDEALAALAAAEGDGKIIAGGQSLMPMLNFRLLSPSVLIDINRIAELSFLEEQPDGALRIGALTRHHTLETSPVVKRLFPVLHDAMQFVAHLAIRNRGTIGGSITHADPAAELPMMMVLLDAEIILASPRGLRTVPAEEFFVASLTSAVEEDEIVIEISLPALPAQAGWAFEEVARRAGDFALAAIGVVMKVEDGIVTESRVGVMGVADTPMRVYDAETILFNQACDEQTLDDVVKAVREAVAPATDLHASSDYRRHLVGVLARRAVATAWRRAQGESA, from the coding sequence ATGAAACCCCCCAAGTTCGATTACGTTCGCCCGCAAACGCTGGACGAGGCATTGGCGGCGCTGGCCGCGGCAGAGGGCGACGGCAAGATCATCGCCGGCGGCCAGAGCCTGATGCCGATGCTGAACTTCCGTTTGTTGAGTCCGTCGGTGCTGATCGACATCAACCGCATCGCCGAACTCAGCTTTCTGGAGGAGCAGCCCGACGGCGCCCTGCGCATCGGCGCGCTGACACGCCACCACACGCTGGAAACCTCGCCGGTGGTCAAGCGGCTGTTCCCGGTATTGCATGACGCCATGCAGTTCGTCGCCCACCTGGCGATCCGTAACCGCGGCACCATCGGCGGCAGCATCACGCACGCCGATCCGGCCGCCGAACTGCCGATGATGATGGTGCTGCTGGATGCAGAAATTATCCTCGCATCGCCCAGGGGGCTGCGCACCGTGCCAGCCGAGGAGTTCTTCGTAGCCTCGCTGACCTCTGCGGTCGAAGAGGACGAGATCGTCATCGAGATCAGCCTGCCGGCGCTGCCTGCGCAGGCCGGCTGGGCGTTTGAGGAAGTGGCGCGGCGCGCCGGCGACTTCGCCCTGGCCGCAATCGGCGTGGTGATGAAGGTCGAGGACGGCATCGTCACCGAGTCGCGGGTCGGCGTGATGGGGGTCGCCGATACGCCGATGCGCGTGTATGACGCCGAAACCATCCTGTTCAACCAGGCTTGCGATGAACAAACCCTGGACGATGTGGTCAAGGCGGTGCGCGAGGCGGTCGCGCCTGCCACCGACCTGCACGCATCGTCCGATTACCGGCGCCACCTGGTGGGCGTGCTGGCCCGCCGCGCCGTTGCCACGGCATGGCGCCGCGCCCAAGGAGAATCAGCATGA
- a CDS encoding enoyl-CoA hydratase-related protein — protein MEMNDEIRLEARREVVWEALNDPEVLQACIPGCESLEKLSDTEMVSLVVVKVGPIKAKFSGKVTLADVAAPESYRLIGEGQGGVAGFAKAEITVQLESEGPSTLLRYGVAANIGGKIAQLGSRMIDSTARKMADQFFASFNEAIQSRTGALPAAVAAPAPVTTPAAAPATASAPPVTVAPAASLAVTVAAPAAAVTGGALSSSDDILVDLIDVQEEDELQVVAPAASGGWLSRLLGGAKPAQAASKAPARAGVRHKAAIVTLNRPKQRNAVSLQMWRDLGRIFTELGRDPQVRAIILTGAGGNFSAGADIAEFGQVRASVEQGVEYEVAVDDCCDAIAATPKPTIAVVNGFCMGGACHLAMSCDFRVAASAAQFGIPAARLSIVYGVRGTQRLLALVGIANAKRILYSARKFGAEEGHSIGFVDRVAADPMRAAKSFAAVMADNAPLTISGTKVMLNGLAMGMGTLDNATVRHVVERAVASDDYRDARQDFVKKRQPVFLGK, from the coding sequence ATGGAAATGAATGACGAGATCCGCCTGGAAGCCAGGCGCGAGGTGGTGTGGGAAGCATTGAATGATCCGGAAGTGCTGCAAGCCTGCATCCCCGGTTGTGAATCGCTGGAAAAACTTTCGGATACCGAGATGGTGTCGCTGGTAGTGGTCAAGGTCGGGCCGATCAAGGCGAAGTTTTCCGGCAAGGTGACGCTGGCGGATGTCGCGGCGCCGGAAAGCTATCGCCTGATCGGCGAGGGGCAGGGCGGCGTGGCCGGTTTCGCCAAGGCGGAAATCACGGTGCAGCTCGAATCCGAGGGGCCTTCGACCCTGCTGCGCTATGGCGTGGCGGCGAATATCGGCGGCAAGATCGCCCAGCTCGGCTCGCGCATGATCGACTCCACCGCCCGCAAAATGGCCGACCAGTTCTTCGCCAGCTTTAACGAAGCCATCCAGAGCCGTACCGGTGCGCTCCCTGCTGCAGTTGCAGCACCGGCTCCGGTCACAACTCCTGCAGCGGCGCCGGCGACAGCTTCGGCCCCCCCTGTAACTGTCGCGCCGGCTGCCTCCCTGGCCGTGACCGTGGCGGCGCCTGCTGCCGCCGTCACCGGCGGCGCGCTGTCGAGCTCCGACGACATTCTGGTGGATCTGATCGATGTGCAGGAAGAGGATGAGCTGCAGGTCGTGGCGCCGGCCGCATCCGGCGGCTGGCTGTCGAGATTGCTGGGTGGCGCCAAGCCCGCGCAAGCTGCGAGCAAGGCGCCGGCACGCGCCGGCGTGCGCCACAAGGCGGCCATCGTTACCCTGAACCGCCCCAAACAGCGCAATGCCGTGTCCTTGCAGATGTGGCGCGACCTTGGCCGCATCTTCACCGAACTCGGCCGCGATCCGCAGGTGCGCGCCATCATCCTCACCGGCGCCGGCGGCAATTTCAGCGCCGGCGCGGATATCGCCGAATTCGGCCAGGTGCGCGCCTCGGTCGAGCAGGGCGTGGAATATGAAGTTGCGGTGGATGACTGCTGCGACGCCATCGCCGCCACCCCCAAGCCGACCATTGCGGTCGTCAATGGTTTTTGCATGGGCGGCGCCTGCCACCTGGCGATGTCATGCGACTTCCGGGTTGCCGCCAGCGCCGCGCAGTTCGGCATTCCGGCGGCGCGCCTGTCGATCGTCTATGGCGTGCGCGGCACGCAGCGCCTGCTGGCGCTGGTCGGTATCGCCAACGCCAAGCGCATTCTCTACTCGGCGCGCAAGTTCGGTGCCGAGGAAGGGCACAGCATCGGCTTCGTCGATCGCGTGGCGGCCGATCCGATGCGCGCAGCCAAGTCGTTTGCCGCCGTCATGGCCGACAATGCGCCGCTGACCATCTCCGGCACCAAGGTCATGCTGAATGGCCTGGCGATGGGCATGGGGACGCTCGACAATGCCACCGTGCGCCACGTGGTGGAGCGCGCGGTCGCCAGCGACGACTACCGTGATGCGCGCCAGGATTTTGTCAAAAAACGCCAGCCGGTATTCCTCGGGAAGTAA
- a CDS encoding acyl-CoA thioesterase, giving the protein MSEKKSPESRAAFAHFHQITTRWMDNDVYGHVNNVVYYSYFDTAVNAYLIGQGALDIGKSDVIGLVVETQCRYFSSTAFPDTIHVGVRVAHLGNSSVRYELGIFRNDDDVAAAQGHFVHVYVDRASNRPTALPQALRNALEPLRTPAST; this is encoded by the coding sequence GTGAGCGAAAAAAAATCCCCGGAATCCCGTGCCGCATTTGCCCATTTCCACCAGATCACCACGCGCTGGATGGATAACGACGTCTACGGTCATGTCAACAATGTCGTCTATTACTCGTATTTCGACACGGCGGTCAACGCGTACCTGATTGGCCAGGGCGCGCTCGATATCGGCAAATCCGACGTGATCGGCCTGGTGGTCGAAACCCAGTGCCGTTATTTCAGCTCGACGGCGTTCCCCGACACGATTCATGTCGGCGTGCGGGTTGCTCATCTCGGCAACAGCAGCGTGCGCTATGAACTCGGTATTTTTCGCAACGATGACGATGTTGCCGCGGCCCAGGGACATTTTGTGCATGTTTATGTGGACCGCGCGAGCAACCGGCCGACGGCGCTGCCGCAGGCGCTGCGCAATGCGCTGGAGCCTTTGCGGACGCCGGCGTCCACTTAG
- a CDS encoding iron-containing alcohol dehydrogenase, producing the protein MQTFEFQSPRSSLVGPGSSARVGELAAGLGCRSVLLVTDKGVEQAGLLAPALQGLAASGIAVTVYTEVQADPPEAVITAATAAARSVNADGVIGLGGGSSMDVAKLVALLAVGKENLANIYGVGQARGPRLPLILLPTTAGTGSEVTPISIVTTGAGEKKGVVTPVIVPDWAVLDADLTLGLPPQVTAATGVDAIVHAIEAYTSKRLKNPVSDCLAREALRLLCGNIHEACRNGGNREARHNMLLGAMLAGMAFANAPVAGVHALAYPVGARFHVPHGLSNSLVLPAVLQFNARQAQELYGELAAIVAPGAFGSAREKAQALVNNLAQLPVELGLQTRLSQVGIKQADLAQLAEDAMKQTRLLINNPREIGYDDALAIYEAVL; encoded by the coding sequence ATGCAGACTTTCGAATTTCAGTCCCCGCGTTCCAGCCTGGTCGGGCCAGGCAGTTCCGCGCGGGTCGGCGAGTTGGCGGCAGGACTTGGTTGCCGTTCGGTATTGCTGGTCACCGACAAGGGTGTCGAGCAGGCGGGCTTGCTGGCGCCCGCGCTGCAGGGCCTGGCGGCCAGTGGTATTGCTGTCACCGTTTACACCGAGGTGCAGGCCGATCCGCCGGAAGCGGTGATCACTGCCGCCACCGCTGCCGCCAGAAGCGTCAATGCCGATGGCGTCATCGGACTCGGCGGCGGCAGTTCGATGGATGTGGCCAAGCTGGTGGCGTTGCTGGCGGTCGGCAAGGAAAATCTGGCAAATATCTATGGCGTGGGCCAAGCCAGGGGCCCGCGCCTGCCGCTGATCCTGTTGCCGACCACTGCGGGCACCGGTTCGGAAGTCACGCCGATCTCCATCGTCACCACCGGCGCGGGCGAAAAGAAGGGCGTGGTGACGCCGGTGATCGTGCCGGACTGGGCTGTGCTGGATGCCGACCTCACCCTTGGCCTGCCGCCGCAAGTCACCGCCGCCACGGGTGTGGATGCAATCGTGCATGCGATCGAGGCGTATACCAGCAAACGCCTGAAAAACCCGGTTTCCGATTGCCTGGCGCGCGAAGCGCTGCGCCTGTTGTGCGGCAATATCCATGAAGCCTGCCGCAATGGCGGCAACCGCGAGGCGCGCCACAACATGCTGCTGGGTGCCATGCTGGCTGGCATGGCATTCGCCAATGCGCCGGTGGCGGGCGTGCATGCGCTAGCCTATCCGGTCGGTGCGCGCTTCCATGTGCCGCATGGCTTGTCGAATTCTCTGGTATTGCCGGCCGTGCTGCAATTTAATGCCAGACAAGCCCAGGAGTTGTACGGCGAACTGGCCGCCATTGTGGCGCCGGGCGCCTTCGGCAGCGCCCGCGAAAAAGCCCAGGCGCTGGTCAATAACCTGGCGCAACTGCCGGTCGAACTCGGCTTGCAAACGCGTCTGTCGCAAGTCGGCATCAAGCAAGCCGATCTGGCCCAACTGGCGGAAGACGCCATGAAGCAAACCCGGTTACTTATCAACAACCCGCGCGAGATCGGTTACGACGACGCGCTTGCCATTTACGAGGCGGTATTGTGA
- a CDS encoding XdhC family protein, whose amino-acid sequence MDSIDLEVLKTAINWSQSGAYTILATVVRTWGSAPRPVGSMMVMRGDGHVRGSISGGCIEDDLIRQIRSGEYRATAPQTLTYGISADEAHRFGLPCGGTLQIVLECVTDQSHLPALLKSVSQQGLMTRELDMHTGAVTLTAGAHAVSLSFDERHLVTVHGPRYRLIIVGAAQLSRYVASMAQSLDYEVIVCDPREEYLDEWDIEGVQLSREMPDDLILELELDSHSAVLTLTHDPKLDDMALLEALKSPAFYVGAIGSRRNNARRRERLALFDITEAEIDRLHGPVGMYLGARTPPEIAISILAEMTAIRNGVPVLQSHALRPHPAAPAEAGCALA is encoded by the coding sequence ATGGACAGCATCGACCTCGAAGTATTGAAGACCGCCATCAACTGGTCGCAAAGTGGCGCCTATACGATACTGGCGACGGTGGTGCGAACCTGGGGCTCGGCGCCGCGCCCGGTGGGTTCGATGATGGTCATGCGCGGCGACGGCCATGTGCGCGGCTCGATTTCCGGCGGTTGCATCGAAGACGACCTGATCCGCCAGATCCGCTCGGGAGAGTACCGCGCCACCGCCCCGCAGACGCTCACCTACGGCATTTCCGCCGACGAAGCGCACCGCTTCGGCTTGCCCTGCGGCGGCACCCTGCAGATCGTGCTCGAATGCGTGACTGATCAATCGCACTTGCCGGCGCTGCTGAAATCGGTCAGTCAGCAGGGCTTGATGACCCGCGAACTCGATATGCACACCGGCGCCGTGACGCTCACTGCCGGCGCCCACGCCGTCTCACTGTCCTTCGACGAGCGACACCTGGTGACCGTGCATGGTCCACGCTACCGCCTGATTATCGTCGGTGCCGCACAATTGTCGCGCTACGTTGCCAGCATGGCGCAAAGCCTGGATTACGAAGTCATCGTCTGCGACCCCCGCGAGGAATACCTGGATGAGTGGGATATCGAGGGCGTGCAACTGTCGCGCGAGATGCCGGACGACCTGATCCTCGAGCTCGAGCTCGACTCCCACAGCGCCGTGCTCACCCTGACCCACGACCCCAAGCTGGATGACATGGCGCTGCTGGAAGCGCTGAAATCGCCTGCCTTCTACGTCGGCGCCATCGGCTCGCGTCGCAACAATGCGAGAAGACGCGAGCGTCTGGCGCTGTTCGACATCACCGAGGCGGAAATCGACCGCCTGCATGGCCCTGTAGGCATGTATCTCGGCGCCCGGACGCCGCCGGAAATCGCCATTTCCATCCTGGCGGAAATGACGGCTATCAGGAATGGCGTTCCGGTACTGCAATCCCACGCGCTGCGCCCCCATCCCGCCGCACCAGCCGAAGCCGGCTGCGCGCTGGCCTGA
- a CDS encoding nucleotidyltransferase family protein yields the protein MDQAPTQGYAGILLAAGRGARFDPSGHQNKLLQLLSDGETVVAHAARNLRSALGSALAVIPADSPLLCAHLSSEGFAVTKCVNAASGMAASLTHGLRLTPHAAGWVIALGDMPFIQADTMTRLVEALRQGADIAVPCYRGRRGNPVAFSRRHLDLLLQLSGDIGARQLLQSLPVMEITVDDPGVCRDIDTVADLRNCRCSKETVHA from the coding sequence ATGGACCAGGCACCGACGCAAGGCTATGCCGGCATTCTGCTGGCCGCCGGCCGCGGCGCCCGCTTCGACCCGTCCGGCCACCAGAACAAGCTGCTGCAACTGCTGTCCGATGGCGAGACCGTGGTGGCGCACGCCGCGCGCAACCTGCGCAGCGCGCTCGGTTCGGCACTTGCAGTGATCCCCGCCGATTCGCCGCTGCTGTGCGCGCATCTGTCGTCCGAGGGCTTTGCAGTGACCAAGTGCGTGAATGCGGCCAGCGGCATGGCCGCATCCCTGACCCATGGGCTGAGGCTGACGCCACACGCCGCCGGCTGGGTGATCGCGCTGGGCGACATGCCTTTCATCCAGGCCGACACCATGACCAGGCTGGTCGAGGCGCTGCGGCAAGGCGCCGACATCGCCGTGCCGTGCTACCGCGGCCGTCGCGGCAACCCGGTGGCATTCAGCCGGCGCCACCTCGACTTGCTGCTGCAACTGTCCGGCGACATCGGCGCGCGCCAGTTGCTGCAAAGCCTGCCTGTGATGGAAATCACGGTCGACGATCCCGGCGTATGCCGCGATATCGACACTGTTGCCGACCTGCGCAACTGCCGATGTTCAAAGGAGACTGTTCATGCTTAA
- the paaY gene encoding phenylacetic acid degradation protein PaaY → MLKVYAIDGVTPVVHPSAYVHPSAVLIGDVVIGPRCYIGPLASLRGDFGRIIINEGANIQDTCVLHGFQECDTVVDIDGHVGHGAVLHGCRIERDALVGMNAVVMDDAVIGESSIVGAGAFVKAGMIVPARSLVVGAPARIARSLREDEIAWKRLGTAQYHELTTRSLTSMREVAPLSEVEPDRQRIQTATLNKPKIREA, encoded by the coding sequence ATGCTTAAAGTTTATGCCATCGATGGCGTCACCCCGGTGGTGCACCCGTCCGCCTACGTGCATCCGAGCGCGGTGCTGATCGGCGACGTCGTGATCGGCCCGCGCTGCTACATCGGGCCGCTGGCCAGCCTGCGCGGCGATTTCGGCCGCATCATCATCAACGAAGGCGCCAATATCCAGGACACCTGCGTGCTGCACGGCTTCCAGGAATGCGACACGGTGGTCGACATCGATGGTCATGTCGGCCACGGCGCAGTGCTGCACGGCTGCCGCATCGAACGCGATGCTCTGGTGGGAATGAATGCGGTCGTCATGGACGATGCCGTGATCGGCGAATCCAGCATCGTCGGCGCCGGTGCATTCGTCAAGGCCGGCATGATCGTGCCGGCACGCAGCCTTGTGGTCGGCGCCCCGGCCAGGATCGCGCGCAGCCTGCGCGAGGATGAGATCGCCTGGAAGCGCCTGGGCACCGCGCAATACCATGAACTGACCACGCGCTCGCTGACCAGCATGCGTGAAGTCGCACCCTTGAGCGAAGTCGAGCCAGACCGCCAGCGGATTCAGACGGCAACGCTCAACAAGCCGAAAATCAGGGAAGCCTGA
- a CDS encoding alpha/beta fold hydrolase — MTSPQRQRIPVSSSDGTLAQLDAIRRHVPQAELLVLENCRHVPQQEQPQALLDACMRFLRSL, encoded by the coding sequence ATGACAAGCCCACAGCGCCAACGTATCCCCGTATCGAGCAGCGATGGCACCCTCGCCCAGCTCGACGCCATCAGGCGCCATGTACCACAGGCCGAATTGCTGGTGCTGGAGAATTGCCGCCACGTGCCGCAACAAGAGCAGCCGCAGGCGCTGCTGGATGCCTGCATGCGCTTCCTGCGCTCGCTTTGA
- a CDS encoding DNA recombination protein RmuC: MSFTEIILLSLAVVIVVLQILLFLRAKGGDLAPRLAQLQEGLQAHQQLTSERIERELRAQVQTSGQGTRLELSANLAQFQQALTVQMTSVATIQNNQIDGFAQQLAKLNEANAQQLEGLRQAMVQQALAGREEQAASLKRFGDTLNQSLAALTESNAQRLLEVRGTLETKIRELQNDNGQRLEEMRKTVDEKLHATLEQRLGESFKLVSDRLEKVHQGLGEMQQLAIGVGDLKRVLTNVKLRGTWGEVQLEMLLEQMLTVDQYAKNVETIPGSGARVEFAIKLPGQEEGQLPVWMPIDAKFPKEQYERLAEAAEHADAEGVAAAGRELEKVVRNEAKTIAEKYLSPPLTTDFAILFLPTEGLYAEVMRRPGLADELQRSCRVSIAGPSTLSALLNSLQMGFRTLALEKRSSEVWQVLGAVKTEFGKFGEVLAATKSTLERAARNIEQAEVRTRQMTRKLKSVEALPSDTARVLLGTGLVDGGDEEGGAAD; this comes from the coding sequence ATGAGCTTTACCGAAATCATCCTCCTGTCGCTGGCAGTCGTTATCGTGGTGCTGCAAATCCTGTTGTTCCTTCGCGCGAAAGGAGGCGATCTGGCGCCGCGTCTGGCGCAATTGCAGGAAGGCTTGCAGGCCCACCAGCAGCTAACCAGCGAACGCATCGAGCGCGAATTGCGCGCCCAGGTACAGACTTCAGGGCAGGGCACGAGGCTGGAACTGTCCGCCAACCTTGCGCAATTCCAGCAAGCGCTGACGGTGCAGATGACCAGTGTCGCCACCATCCAGAACAACCAGATCGACGGCTTCGCCCAGCAACTGGCCAAGCTCAACGAAGCCAATGCGCAGCAGCTCGAGGGCCTGCGCCAGGCGATGGTACAGCAGGCGCTGGCCGGTCGCGAGGAGCAGGCGGCATCGCTGAAGCGCTTCGGCGATACCCTCAACCAGAGCCTGGCCGCGCTGACCGAGTCCAACGCCCAGCGCCTGCTGGAGGTGCGCGGCACGCTGGAAACGAAGATCCGCGAACTGCAAAACGACAATGGCCAGCGCCTGGAGGAAATGCGCAAGACCGTCGATGAAAAGCTGCATGCCACGCTGGAGCAGCGCCTGGGCGAATCCTTCAAGCTGGTGTCGGACCGGCTGGAAAAAGTGCACCAGGGCCTGGGCGAGATGCAGCAGCTGGCGATCGGGGTTGGCGACCTGAAGCGGGTGCTGACGAATGTGAAGTTGCGCGGCACCTGGGGCGAGGTGCAGCTGGAAATGTTGCTTGAGCAGATGCTGACGGTGGACCAGTACGCCAAGAATGTCGAAACCATCCCCGGCAGCGGCGCCCGCGTCGAGTTCGCCATCAAGCTGCCGGGACAGGAAGAAGGGCAGCTGCCGGTGTGGATGCCGATCGACGCCAAGTTCCCCAAGGAGCAATATGAACGTCTGGCCGAAGCGGCCGAGCACGCCGATGCCGAGGGCGTGGCCGCCGCTGGCCGCGAGCTGGAAAAGGTGGTGCGCAACGAGGCGAAGACCATCGCCGAGAAGTACCTGTCGCCGCCGCTGACTACCGATTTCGCCATCCTGTTCCTGCCGACCGAGGGCTTGTATGCCGAGGTCATGCGCAGGCCGGGCCTGGCCGATGAATTGCAGCGCAGCTGCCGCGTCTCGATCGCTGGCCCGTCGACGCTGTCGGCGCTGCTGAACAGTTTGCAGATGGGGTTCCGCACGCTGGCGCTGGAAAAACGTTCGTCCGAGGTGTGGCAGGTGCTTGGCGCAGTCAAGACGGAATTTGGCAAGTTCGGCGAGGTTCTTGCTGCTACCAAGTCCACGCTGGAACGGGCCGCCCGCAATATCGAGCAGGCCGAGGTGCGTACCCGGCAGATGACGCGCAAGCTGAAATCGGTCGAGGCCTTGCCAAGCGATACCGCGCGGGTGTTGCTGGGAACCGGCCTGGTGGATGGCGGCGACGAGGAGGGCGGTGCCGCCGATTGA
- a CDS encoding sigma-54-dependent transcriptional regulator, with translation MASILIIDDESNLVRSLTFALEDEGHVVHGAGTAAAGLSAAAQLQPELILLDLKLPDMSGLEVLELLKAQQIAAQVIMISAHGDTRAAVKAVNLGAADYITKPFDLDDLSMTIRVILERRQMVAELTFHRSEAMRESGLMGESPTMRELVATIERVASSNAMRILVLGESGTGKALVARAIHSASPRAAGPFIEINCASLPEQLIEAELFGAEKGAYTGAHQRRVGLVALADKGTLFLDEIGELPLPLQAKLLHFLENGQYRPIGSGRTQFADARVVAATNRDLAAAASEGGFREDLYFRLNVIELNIPPLRERGSDVLALIEHFSGEFAREERSRPIVLSADAQQALLDYRWPGNVRELRNLIERFTILYPGTQIGVAALPRELLDTEQVPAPTLTPTPPAPQSNGIPNIEDALASTERQLMLSALREASGHKGHAAERLGISRHAFKRRLQRLGISGSAATYADNGDDAQA, from the coding sequence ATGGCCAGCATACTGATCATTGACGACGAGTCCAACCTCGTGCGCTCGCTCACCTTTGCGCTGGAAGACGAAGGCCATGTGGTGCACGGCGCCGGCACGGCCGCTGCAGGTTTAAGTGCGGCCGCACAGCTGCAGCCGGAGTTGATCCTGCTCGACCTGAAACTGCCTGACATGTCCGGTCTGGAGGTGCTGGAGCTGCTGAAGGCACAGCAGATTGCCGCCCAGGTCATCATGATCTCCGCGCATGGCGACACCCGTGCTGCAGTCAAGGCGGTCAATCTGGGTGCCGCCGATTACATCACCAAGCCATTCGACCTCGACGACTTGTCGATGACCATACGGGTAATACTGGAGCGGCGGCAGATGGTGGCGGAGCTGACATTCCATCGCAGCGAAGCCATGCGGGAATCGGGCCTGATGGGCGAAAGCCCAACCATGCGCGAGCTGGTGGCAACCATCGAGCGCGTGGCGTCGAGCAATGCCATGCGCATACTCGTGCTGGGGGAGTCCGGCACCGGCAAGGCGCTGGTTGCCAGGGCGATTCATTCGGCCAGCCCGCGCGCCGCCGGCCCCTTCATTGAAATCAATTGTGCTTCGCTGCCGGAGCAGTTGATCGAGGCGGAGCTTTTCGGCGCCGAAAAAGGCGCCTACACCGGCGCACACCAGCGTCGGGTCGGACTGGTGGCGCTGGCCGACAAAGGCACGCTGTTTCTCGATGAAATAGGCGAACTGCCGCTGCCGCTGCAAGCCAAGCTGTTGCACTTCCTGGAAAACGGCCAGTACCGGCCGATCGGCAGCGGTCGCACCCAGTTCGCCGATGCGCGCGTGGTCGCCGCCACCAATCGCGATCTCGCCGCGGCGGCGAGCGAAGGAGGCTTTCGTGAAGACCTCTATTTCCGGCTGAACGTCATCGAGCTGAACATCCCGCCATTGCGGGAGCGCGGATCCGACGTGCTGGCGCTGATCGAACACTTTTCGGGCGAGTTCGCGCGAGAAGAGCGCTCAAGGCCGATCGTCTTGTCGGCGGACGCGCAACAAGCCTTGCTGGACTATCGCTGGCCCGGCAACGTGCGCGAATTGCGGAATTTGATCGAGCGTTTCACGATCCTTTATCCGGGCACTCAAATTGGCGTGGCTGCGCTACCGCGAGAACTGCTGGATACAGAGCAAGTGCCGGCGCCAACACTAACACCAACACCGCCGGCGCCGCAATCCAATGGCATACCGAACATCGAGGATGCGCTTGCCAGCACTGAACGGCAGCTGATGTTGAGCGCCCTGCGCGAAGCCAGCGGTCACAAGGGGCATGCCGCCGAGCGCCTGGGAATTTCCCGCCACGCGTTCAAGCGGCGCCTGCAGCGGCTTGGCATTTCCGGGTCCGCCGCGACCTATGCCGATAACGGGGATGACGCACAAGCGTAA